A genome region from Sceloporus undulatus isolate JIND9_A2432 ecotype Alabama chromosome 1, SceUnd_v1.1, whole genome shotgun sequence includes the following:
- the WARS1 gene encoding tryptophan--tRNA ligase, cytoplasmic translates to MADVQIGDFCSLNPLELFQQVTEQGEKVRSLKAEKAPKDEIDAAVKLLLSLKMNYKTATGQEYKASSPPADFAPVSNGPGDAEDDDFVDPWTVQTSNAKGVDYDKLIVRFGSSKIDKDLINRIERITGHKPHHFLRRGIFFSHRDMNQILDAYENKKPFYLYTGRGPSSEAMHVGHLIPFIFTKWLQEVFSVPLVIQLTDDEKYLWKDLTVEKAYQYAIENIKDIIACGFDINKTFIFSDLHYLGLSPGFYKNIVKIQKHVTFNQVKGIFGFTDSDCIGKISFPAIQAAPSFSTSFPHIFNNREDIQCLIPCAIDQDPYFRMTRDVAPRIGYPKPALLHSVFFPALQGAQTKMSASDPNSSIFLTDTPKQIKTKINKHAFSGGKDTIEEHRKYGGNCEVDVSYMYLTFFLEDDDRLEQIKQAYTSGALLTGELKKTLIETLQPMIAAHQQRRKQVTDEMVKEFMTPRKLAFDF, encoded by the exons GATGAAATTGATGCAGCAGTTAAGTTATTGTtatctttaaaaatgaactacAAAACAGCAACAGGCCAAGAATATAAAGCAAGTTCCCCTCCAGCAGATTTCGCTCCAGTCAGTAATGGTCCAGGTGATGCTGAAGATGATGATTTTGTTGACCCTTGGACAGTGCAGACATCTAATGCGAAAGGAGTTGATTATGACAAACTTATTG TTCGATTTGGCAGCAGCAAAATTGATAAAGACCTCATCAATAGAATTGAGAGAATTACAGGGCATAAACCACATCACTTCCTGCGCAGAggcattttcttttctcatag agATATGAATCAAATTCTTGACGCATATGAAAATAAGAAGCCATTTTATCTTTACACTGGCAGAGGTCCTTCATCTGAGGCAATGCATGTTGGCCATCTTATCCCGTTTATTTTTACAAA GTGGTTGCAAGAAGTATTCAGTGTTCCTCTAGTTATACAACTGACTGATGATGAAAAGTATCTCTGGAAAGATCTAACAGTTGAGAAAGCTTACCAGTATGCTATAGAAAACATCAAGGACATTATAGCCTGTGGATTTGATATCAATAAAACCTTCATATTCTCTGATCTCCATTATTTGGG GTTGAGCCCAGGCTTCTACAAGAATATTGTTAAAATTCAAAAGCATGTTACATTCAACCAAGTGAAAGGAATCTTTGGTTTTACAGACAGCGACTGCATAG GTAAGATTAGTTTTCCTGCTATTCAAGCAGCTCCATCTTTCAGTACATCATTTCCACATATCTTCAACAATAGGGAGGACATTCAGTGTCTGATCCCATGTGCAATTGATCAG gatCCCTATTTCAGAATGACAAGGGATGTGGCCCCTCGGATTGGCTACCCCAAGCCAGCATTGCTCCATTCTGTCTTCTTTCCAGCCTTGCAGGGAGCACAGACAAAAATGAGTGCTAGCGACCCCAACTCATCTATTTTTCTCACTGATACACCCAAGCAAATTAAAACCAAG ATCAATAAGCATGCCTTCTCTGGTGGCAAAGACACTATTGAAGAGCACAGGAAGTATGGAGGCAACTGTGAAGTAGATGTATCTTACATGTACCTCACCTTCTTCCTTGAAGATGATGACAGATTGGAACAAATTAAACAG GCCTATACAAGTGGAGCACTACTGACAGGAGAACTGAAGAAGACACTGATTGAAACACTTCAGCCCATGATTGCAGCTCACCAGCAAAGGCGAAAGCAGGTCACAGATGAAATGGTGAAGGAATTCATGACTCCGCGAAAGCTAGCTTTTGATTTTTAA